Proteins encoded together in one Lepisosteus oculatus isolate fLepOcu1 chromosome 2, fLepOcu1.hap2, whole genome shotgun sequence window:
- the ebp gene encoding 3-beta-hydroxysteroid-Delta(8),Delta(7)-isomerase, with protein MEKAGPEHPYWPRDLSVPGYTPNDRSVAEILAFLFSVSGVLLVGTWWATGRAGGLSGGRRLALCWFAVCGFVHGVIEGWFSLNYRSLPSDQSFLSQLWKEYSKGDSRYIIADNFTVCMETITAWAWGPLSVWTVLAFVSSQPYRFVLQLIVSLGQLYGDVLYFYTEYRDGFSHSQLGHPLYFWFYFVSMNALWIVIPCLLILDAWRHLSVAQALSDRAGGARGRPKRE; from the exons ATGGAGAAGGCGGGGCCGGAGCACCCATATTGGCCGCGGGACCTGTCCGTTCCGGGATACACGCCCAACGACCGCTCGGTGGCCGAGATCCTGGCGTTCCTGTTCTCGGTGTCGGGGGTGCTGCTGGTGGGCACCTGGTGGGCGACGGGCCGGGCCGGGGGACTGAGCGGCGGGCGCAGGCTGGCGCTGTGCTGGTTCGCGGTGTGCGGCTTCGTTCACGGCGTCATCGAGGGCTGGTTCAGCCTGAACTACCGCAGCCTGCCCTCGGACCAGTCCTTCCTGTCCCAGCTGT GGAAAGAATATTCTAAAGGAGACAGCAGATACATCAT AGCCGATAACTTCACGGTGTGCATGGAGACGATCACGGCCTGGGCCTGGGGTCCGCTCAGCGTCTGGACAGTCCTGGCCTTCGTCTCCAGCCAGCCGTATCGCTTCGTACTGCAGCTCATCGTCTCTCTGG GTCAGCTGTACGGCGACGTGCTGTATTTCTACACGGAGTACCGCGACGGCTTCTCTCACAGCCAGCTGGGACACCCCCTGTATTTCTGGTTCTACTTCGTCTCCATGAACGCGCTGTGGATCGTCATTCCCTGCCTGCTCATCCTGGACGCCTGGCGGCACCTCAGTGTGGCTCAGGCCCTGTCGGACCGGGCCGGGGGAGCCCGCGGACGGCCCAAGAGAGAGTAG